A single Amphiura filiformis chromosome 19, Afil_fr2py, whole genome shotgun sequence DNA region contains:
- the LOC140140643 gene encoding uncharacterized protein: MDEISNEPKQRIFLWTIPRSLATVFTKCMSFAEGVQIINEPLVAANCFGPECNAAEDGELQKTLKEGIVFPESKPGKVTLAFDESIATFKWVKQMLESPFPGKSFVFVHAQAFALRSNYDNIPRGYTHTFLIRNPYRVFPSWKKILVKLMPSFVDKPFTEMPKYAVPGRFGYGELYDLIVHVQENLGQTPIVIDADDLQANPLSILRQYCHFLGVEFKESMLRWEAGDEIVDTWVASKIIQQGTKMDGGGFYEDAFRSTEFHPPKELPSREQIDPDLLPLIDQCMPVYDKVYSMRIRP, translated from the exons ATGGATGAAATCAGTAACGAGCCTAAACAAagaatatttctttggacaataCCAAGATCTTTGGCGACGGTCTTCACCAAGTGTATGAGCTTCGCAGAAGGG gTTCAGATCATCAATGAGCCACTGGTCGCAGCTAATTGTTTTGGTCCAGAGTGCAACGCAGCAGAAGATGGTGAATTGcagaagacattaaaagaaggCATCGTTTTCCCAGAATCCAAGCCAGGCAAAGTGACTTTAGCTTTCGATGAAAGCATAGCTACATTCAAGTGGGTCAAACAGATGTTGGAATCACCGTTTCCTGGCAAGTCCTTCGTATTCGTTCATGCCCAAGCTTTCGCTCTACGATCCAATTATGACAACATACCACGTGGATATACACACACGTTTCTCATACGTAATCCGTATAGGGTATTTCCATCATGGAAGAAGATTTTGGTGAAACTAATGCCATCGTTTGTTGATAAACCATTCACAGAAATGCCAAAGTACGCAGTTCCTGGGAGGTTTGGCTATGGCGAGCTATACGATCTTATAGTCCACGTCCAAGAGAATTTGGGCCAAACGCCAATTGTCATTGATGCTGATGATCTGCAAGCGAATCCTTTGTCTATTCTTCGCCAATACTGTCATTTCTTGGGTGTAGAGTTCAAAGAGTCAATGCTACGATGGGAAGCAGGGGATGAGATAGTTGACACGTGGGTTGCGTCAAAGATAATTCAGCAAGGGACTAAGATGGACGGAGGTGGATTCTATGAAGATGCGTTTCGGAGTACGGAGTTTCATCCTCCAAAAGAATTACCATCTCGAGAACAGATTGATCCTGATCTCCTACCATTGATCGATCAATGTATGCCGGTTTATGATAAAGTGTACAGCATGCGAATTCGGCCATGA
- the LOC140140644 gene encoding uncharacterized protein, translating to MDEISNEPKQRIFLWTIPRSLATVFTKCMSFAEGVQIINEPYVTAHIFGPECTAAEDDEMHQTFTKGIATPVSQAANVDLSFHESIATFKWVKQMLESPFPGYFLHGRGWCLHIMPSFIDKPFTDLPKYLVPAKLGYGEVCDLMGHVKDKLVQSPIVIDADDLQANPASVLRQYCHLLGVEFKESMLQWEAGDKIVDTWIISKAQKQGNKMKEGGGFYEDAFKSTEFHPPKELPSREQIDPDLLPLIDQCMPLYEKMYSMRIRPLNV from the exons ATGGATGAAATCAGTAACGAGCCTAAACAAagaatatttctttggacaataCCAAGATCTTTGGCGACGGTCTTCACCAAGTGTATGAGCTTCGCAGAAGGG GTTCAGATCATCAATGAACCATATGTCACAGCTCATATTTTTGGTCCAGAGTGTACAGCAGCAGAAGATGATGAAATGCATCAGACATTCACAAAAGGCATCGCTACCCCAGTATCCCAAGCGGCAAACGTGGATTTAAGTTTTCATGAAAGCATAGCTACGTTCAAGTGGGTCAAACAGATGTTGGAATCACCGTTTCCTG GTTATTTCCTTCATGGAAGAGGATGGTGCTTACACATTATGCCATCGTTTATTGATAAGCCATTCACTGACTTGCCAAAGTACTTGGTTCCTGCAAAGTTAGGTTATGGCGAGGTCTGCGATCTTATGGGTCATGTGAAAGATAAATTAGTCCAATCTCCAATCGTCATTGATGCTGATGATCTGCAAGCGAATCCAGCGTCAGTTCTGCGACAATATTGTCATCTCCTGGGTGTGGAGTTCAAAGAGTCAATGCTACAATGGGAAGCGGGAGACAAGATTGTCGACACGTGGATCATATCTAAGGCGCAGAAGCAAGGGAATAAGATGAAAGAAGGCGGTGGGTTCTACGAAGATGCGTTTAAGAGCACGGAGTTTCATCCGCCAAAAGAATTACCATCTCGTGAACAGATTGATCCTGATCTCCTACCATTGATCGATCAATGTATGCCGCTTTATGAGAAAATGTATAGCATGCGAATTCGGCCATTAAACGTATGA